In Microcoleus sp. bin38.metabat.b11b12b14.051, a single genomic region encodes these proteins:
- a CDS encoding AbrB family transcriptional regulator — MAKKKNIEPLEGEALIKKVKDLENLTKEEKARACGYYTVTKNGVERVNMMKFLNALIDAEGIQLDGKQNGNGRGGRSASYRISVQSNGNLLIGAAYTKQMELQPGDEFEISLGRKHIHLRQIDREEVA; from the coding sequence ATGGCTAAAAAGAAAAATATCGAACCCCTAGAAGGCGAAGCTCTGATCAAAAAGGTCAAAGACCTAGAGAACCTTACCAAGGAAGAAAAAGCTAGAGCCTGCGGCTACTACACCGTTACCAAAAACGGCGTTGAACGCGTCAACATGATGAAATTCCTGAATGCGCTGATTGATGCAGAAGGCATTCAGCTAGACGGGAAGCAAAACGGTAACGGACGCGGCGGACGTTCTGCAAGCTATCGCATTAGCGTTCAATCTAACGGCAACTTACTGATTGGAGCAGCCTACACGAAACAGATGGAACTCCAGCCTGGAGATGAATTTGAAATCTCTTTGGGACGCAAGCACATTCACCTGCGCCAAATAGATCGCGAAGAAGTAGCCTAG
- a CDS encoding Rrf2 family transcriptional regulator yields MKLTTRGHYSVKALLDLSLQPRFGPTSVKSIANRQELPAPYLEKLLIEMRRAGLVQSVRGSQGGYQLAREPAQISLGQILEAVGETIQPLPRHSPDANQPEDWVTFSLWNRLHKKLAEALYSISLEDLYYDVRSWQAALGEETSFII; encoded by the coding sequence ATGAAGTTAACCACACGCGGACACTACAGTGTCAAAGCATTACTGGATCTAAGTTTGCAACCTCGGTTCGGGCCGACATCGGTGAAATCGATCGCCAACCGACAGGAGTTACCAGCTCCGTATCTCGAAAAATTGCTGATTGAAATGCGACGAGCCGGTTTAGTCCAATCAGTTCGCGGCTCCCAAGGAGGATATCAATTGGCCAGGGAGCCTGCTCAAATCTCTTTAGGACAAATCTTAGAGGCTGTAGGGGAAACTATTCAACCTTTACCTCGACATTCTCCCGACGCGAACCAACCAGAGGACTGGGTTACATTCAGTTTGTGGAACCGATTGCACAAAAAACTTGCCGAAGCGCTGTACAGTATTTCCCTCGAAGACTTATACTATGATGTCCGCAGTTGGCAAGCTGCTCTTGGGGAAGAAACTAGCTTTATCATTTAA
- a CDS encoding GFA family protein — protein sequence MDTTLVTYSGGCHCGAVRFTVAVDKHQASDCNCSICKKKGFLHLIVPPERFTLLSGEDVLTTYTFNTGTAKHTFCRICGIHSFYRPRSHPDRFDVNVRCLDSDAISEFDILPFDGVRWEHNVHLLHDESNLST from the coding sequence ATGGACACAACACTTGTTACCTACTCCGGTGGCTGTCACTGCGGTGCTGTCCGCTTCACAGTCGCGGTTGACAAACACCAAGCTTCGGATTGCAACTGCTCTATCTGTAAGAAGAAAGGATTTTTGCACCTGATTGTGCCGCCGGAACGTTTTACGTTGTTGAGCGGCGAAGATGTTTTGACAACCTATACGTTTAATACAGGCACTGCTAAACATACTTTCTGCCGGATTTGTGGCATTCACTCGTTCTATCGCCCCCGATCGCATCCCGATCGATTCGATGTCAACGTCCGCTGTCTTGACTCTGATGCCATTTCTGAATTTGATATTCTACCCTTTGATGGTGTTCGTTGGGAGCATAACGTACACTTGCTGCACGACGAAAGTAATCTCAGCACTTAA